The Benincasa hispida cultivar B227 chromosome 9, ASM972705v1, whole genome shotgun sequence genome has a segment encoding these proteins:
- the LOC120086613 gene encoding BEACH domain-containing protein B-like, with protein sequence MEDDLQRSAIEDQIANFGQTPIQIFRKKHPRRGPPIPIAHPLYFAPGSISLTSIISCSTNPPLAILHISMLDTHIVLVSQGLVLTVKMWLTTQLQYGGNFTFSGSQEPFFGVGSDILSPRKIGSPLAENFELGGQCFATMQTPVENFLVSCGNWDNSFHIISVADGRLLQSIRQHSDVVSCAAVASDGSILATGSYDTTVMVWKVLRGRSTEKRVRSTQSDPPRKDYVIAETPFHVLCGHDDIITCLYVSVELDIVISGSKDGTCIFHTLREGRYIRSLHHPSGCGLSKLIASRHGRVVFYADDDLSLHLYSINGKHLAASESNGRLNCVELSQCGEFLVCAGDHGQIVVRSMNSLEVVSRYNGIGKVIVSLTVTAEECFLAGTKDGSLLVYSIENPQLRKASLPRNTKSKPSAAG encoded by the exons ATGGAAGATGATCTGCAAAGATCAGCAATTGAGGATCAAATTGCTAACTTTGGCCAAACACCAATCCAGATTTTTCGTAAAAAACATCCAAGAAGAGGGCCACCTATACCAATAGCACACCCGTTATATTTTGCTCCTGGTTCCATTAGTTTAACGTCCATTATTTCATGTTCCACTAATCCTCCATTAGCCATATTACACATTAGTATGTTAGACACGCATATTGTCCTTGTGAGCCAGGGGCTAGTTCTGACTGTTAAAATGTGGTTGACCACCCAGTTACAGTATGGAGGAAACTTTACATTCTCTGGATCTCAG GAACCTTTTTTTGGAGTGGGTTCAGACATTCTTTCTCCTCGTAAAATTGGGAGCCCTTTAGCTGAAAATTTTGAACTTGGAGGACAATGTTTCGCTACCATGCAAACACCTGTTGAGAACTTTTTGGTTTCTTGTGGTAATTGGGATAATAGCTTTCATATTATTTCTGTGGCTGATGGCAGGTTGTTACAGAGCATCCGACAACATAGTGATGTGGTTAGCTGTGCAGCAG TGGCATCAGACGGAAGTATTCTTGCGACGGGAAGTTATGACACTACAGTTATGGTGTGGAAAGTTCTTCGTGGTAGGAGCACTGAAAAACGAGTACGCAGCACACAATCAGACCCACCTCGAAAAGACTATGTCATTGCAGAGACTCCATTCCATGTTCTCTGTGGGCATGACGACATAATTACGTGCTTATATGTTAGTGTGGAGTTAGACATAGTTATCAGTGGATCAAAAGATGGGACTTGCATTTTCCATACTCTTCGTGAAGGAAGATACATAAGATCTTTGCATCATCCATCTGGTTGTGGATTGTCCAAGCTCATAGCTTCACGACATGGCAGAGTTGTTTTTTACGCCGATGATGATCTTAGTTTGCACCTCTATTCAATAAATGGTAAACATTTGGCTGCTTCTGAATCCAACGGCCGCCTCAACTGTGTTGAACTGAGTCAATGTGGCGAGTTTTTGGTCTGTGCTGGTGATCATGGTCAGATTGTTGTCCGCTCCATGAACTCACTTGAGGTTGTAAGTAGGTACAACGGAATTGGAAAAGTAATTGTGTCTCTAACAGTAACTGCAGAAGAATGCTTTCTTGCTGGGACAAAAGATGGGAGTCTTCTTGTATATTCTATTGAAAATCCTCAGCTACGAAAAGCTAGTCTTCCTCGAAATACCAAATCTAAACCTTCTGCTGCAGGATAG
- the LOC120086838 gene encoding BEACH domain-containing protein B-like: MAMFVCSFYYGSHYSSMGIVLYYLLRLEPFTSLHQNLQGGKFDHADRLFQSIEGTYRNCLSNTSDVKELIPEFFYMPEFLCNSNHYHLGVKQDGEPIGDVVLPPWAKVCNFPCP, translated from the exons ATGGCCATGTTTGTTTGCAGCTTTTATTATGGATCTCATTACTCAAGCATGGGAATTGTTCTGTACTACCTTCTACGATTGGAGCCATTTACATCTCTTCACCAGAATTTGCAA GGTGGTAAATTTGATCATGCAGATCGCCTTTTCCAAAGCATTGAGGGGACATATCGAAATTGCCTGTCCAATACAAGTGATGTGAAGGAATTGATACCGGAGTTTTTTTACATGCCAGAGTTCCTCTGCAATTCAAATCATTATCACTTGGGGGTTAAGCAAGATGGTGAACCCATAGGTGATGTAGTCCTCCCACCTTGGGCCAAGGTTTGCAACTTTCCCTGCCCATGA